In Thermodesulforhabdus norvegica, a single window of DNA contains:
- the rsmI gene encoding 16S rRNA (cytidine(1402)-2'-O)-methyltransferase: MFYVVGTPIGNLKDITLRALEVLRSADVIYAEDTRITRKLLSAYDIHVPLRSFHEHSPEGVDEVIIKGLEKGLKIVLVTDAGMPGFSDPGYRIIRKVIERNLPMTVVPGPSALLCALLLSGFPPYPFAFLGFPPPKGKARQEFFRLYEKLPMTVVLFESPHRIGRTLEDILNYWGDRPMVLAREMTKVHEEVLRGSVRAIAEALKDRGSIRGEITLVVSPGSERSNAAENGAGWEVELAKRLENPDAGLSDIVKSVSRDFGVPRNLVYRKALSVISKDSDNNP; this comes from the coding sequence ATGTTTTATGTGGTCGGAACCCCAATAGGCAATCTTAAGGATATAACCCTGAGAGCCTTAGAGGTTTTGCGTTCTGCCGATGTTATTTATGCCGAAGACACCCGGATTACCAGAAAGCTGCTTTCTGCTTATGATATTCATGTTCCACTCCGCAGTTTTCATGAGCATTCCCCTGAAGGCGTTGACGAGGTCATAATTAAGGGCCTGGAGAAGGGCTTGAAAATTGTCCTGGTCACCGATGCGGGAATGCCTGGTTTTTCGGATCCGGGTTACCGTATTATCCGCAAGGTTATAGAGCGAAACCTTCCGATGACGGTCGTACCCGGCCCTTCTGCCCTTCTGTGTGCCCTGCTCCTTTCGGGTTTTCCCCCTTATCCGTTCGCCTTTCTGGGATTTCCGCCTCCCAAAGGAAAAGCCCGACAGGAGTTCTTCCGCCTTTATGAAAAACTTCCCATGACTGTTGTTTTGTTCGAATCCCCCCACAGGATAGGTCGAACTCTGGAGGATATTTTGAACTACTGGGGAGACCGCCCTATGGTACTTGCCCGTGAGATGACAAAGGTACACGAGGAAGTGCTGCGGGGGAGTGTACGGGCCATTGCAGAAGCCCTGAAGGACAGGGGAAGCATTCGTGGTGAAATAACCCTCGTCGTTTCACCCGGATCTGAAAGAAGTAATGCCGCTGAAAACGGTGCTGGCTGGGAAGTTGAGCTGGCAAAGAGGCTCGAGAATCCGGATGCAGGGCTTTCCGACATCGTTAAAAGTGTATCCCGTGACTTCGGCGTGCCGCGTAATCTGGTTTACAGGAAGGCTCTCTCCGTTATTTCGAAAGACTCCGATAATAATCCATGA
- a CDS encoding two-component system sensor histidine kinase NtrB, translating into MTLPLLPVWIVDFYGSVLMIVFAFLSVWQCHQLRRRDPNNVVWIYLLWFCYGLAGFAVSRSVGHILRRFLVSTHHADLWEALQPYSGAINTLMFVVVASITLFFERVWKIYQRMMAHQKALEDAHTQLLYLNRHLEEMVAERTRDLAISEQKFRRLFEVSRDMVVIVKPDGSIMDINPAGLKMIGWKESELASRRFYECFANPREWQTLKEELFSGTEIRDREYLLIKEGAVPVEVLVSAFCSRENDRELFYFWVKDISQRKNMEKKLLQADKLASLGQLAAGVAHEVNNPLGIILGYTQLLLRRSEPGDQFYEDLKTIEKHARNCKVIVEDLLKFARSAPTKKGPAHIHDAIYEVISVLKHQFSLDNVEFETHLDPQVPTMHWDINKMKQVFMNLFMNARQAMNNRGGLIRVETECKDGFLTVRVSDNGCGIPPEHLPRIFDPFFTTKPTGVGTGLGLSVSYGIIVEHGGTISVESEPEKGTTFTITFPVTEGNDGNGQKPAGNFDSGRRN; encoded by the coding sequence ATGACACTGCCTCTGCTTCCTGTATGGATTGTGGATTTCTACGGGTCCGTTTTGATGATAGTTTTTGCCTTTCTCAGTGTATGGCAGTGCCATCAGCTAAGAAGACGGGACCCCAATAATGTCGTGTGGATCTATCTCCTGTGGTTCTGCTACGGGCTGGCAGGATTTGCCGTTTCCAGATCCGTAGGTCACATACTTCGGAGGTTTCTGGTCAGCACTCACCACGCAGATTTATGGGAAGCTCTTCAGCCCTACAGTGGAGCAATAAACACGCTGATGTTTGTGGTCGTCGCCTCCATTACGCTCTTCTTCGAACGGGTGTGGAAAATATATCAGCGAATGATGGCTCATCAGAAAGCCCTTGAAGATGCGCACACTCAGCTACTTTATCTCAACAGGCACTTAGAAGAGATGGTAGCCGAAAGGACCAGGGATCTTGCGATATCGGAGCAAAAATTCAGGCGCCTTTTTGAAGTCTCCCGGGACATGGTGGTAATAGTGAAACCGGACGGTTCCATTATGGACATAAACCCGGCAGGCCTGAAGATGATAGGCTGGAAGGAAAGTGAGTTAGCATCTCGGAGGTTCTACGAGTGCTTTGCCAATCCCCGGGAGTGGCAAACCCTTAAGGAAGAGCTTTTTTCGGGCACGGAGATCCGGGATCGAGAATACCTGCTCATTAAAGAGGGAGCGGTACCCGTAGAAGTACTGGTAAGCGCATTTTGCAGCAGAGAAAACGACCGGGAACTTTTTTACTTCTGGGTAAAGGACATATCTCAGCGCAAGAATATGGAAAAGAAGCTTCTTCAAGCCGACAAGCTGGCGTCTCTGGGACAGCTTGCGGCCGGGGTTGCTCACGAAGTAAACAACCCTCTTGGGATTATACTCGGATACACTCAGTTGTTGCTCCGCCGTAGCGAGCCAGGAGATCAGTTTTACGAAGATCTTAAAACGATCGAAAAACATGCCCGAAACTGCAAGGTTATCGTGGAAGACCTGCTGAAGTTTGCCCGGAGTGCTCCCACCAAAAAAGGACCGGCCCACATACACGACGCCATTTACGAGGTTATATCGGTCCTAAAGCACCAGTTCTCTCTTGACAACGTGGAGTTCGAAACCCACCTGGATCCCCAGGTGCCCACCATGCACTGGGACATAAACAAAATGAAGCAGGTTTTTATGAATCTCTTCATGAACGCCCGTCAGGCGATGAATAACCGGGGCGGCCTTATCCGCGTTGAAACGGAATGTAAAGACGGCTTTCTGACAGTTCGGGTATCCGACAACGGTTGCGGTATTCCACCTGAGCACCTGCCCAGAATCTTCGATCCCTTCTTCACCACGAAACCTACAGGAGTGGGTACGGGACTGGGTTTGTCGGTAAGTTACGGCATAATCGTAGAACACGGCGGGACGATAAGCGTAGAAAGCGAACCGGAAAAAGGAACCACTTTTACCATAACATTTCCGGTGACGGAGGGTAACGACGGGAATGGGCAAAAACCAGCCGGCAATTTTGATAGTGGACGACGAAATTGA
- a CDS encoding PEP/pyruvate-binding domain-containing protein, with protein sequence MKGDLSEYINLCGDLVVRFHEMLMKMGSYPELISEMRALFLEVLKNRGMVADELIEKWVQRLIRDGRGDPERLKAALVDFAFAAAFSEEEIENHINLVRKRDRFRNLWRVVNTEGVSQKKVIKALKEFCSIPEGNLYIDPGDAEGVRVVLIQRFISTHLPFVGVAKKHITIRDVDELIDRTYSSPRKVGLVGGKAAGMILAYRILVPRLGNRDPELEKYLTIPESYYFNSGIFSEFIEYNNLHHFRTQKYRSREEIEEDYRNIAELFKQARFPPDTVTMFADFLEKIGEVPLILRSSSLLEDSFGHAFSGKYDSVFLANQGPLEKRLDEFIWGLKQVHMSTYGPDPILYRRDHGLLDFDEKMSVLVQKVVGRRYGNYFMPFASGVAFSRNMYRWSPRIRKEDGIVRLVLGLGTRAVDRVGGDYARLVPLSHPQLRPEGNAQQIVKYSQKFVDVLNLNTGKVEAVPFFEAIDVMGPKAAHLALSYYRNGYIQKPTTFYEENSPETGCITFDNFLEKTPFVRIMKKVLRKLEQEYGRPVDVEFAWENDRLYLLQCRTLASRDEPDYVVIPSGIDSAKIVFKNNRVLFNADLRNIRYIVFVDPREYREIRSGEERIAVGRIVGMVNRALDDKYALFGPGRWGSNDLRLGVRVGYQDINRAVILGEIAFEQEGMTPEVSFGTHFFNDLIEARIVPVAIFPDEPENFFNESLLEHFPNELFRFAPDYYEKFYRILKIIDLENAQPGTRLRILQDVENQKGIGYLEVSAGKFRE encoded by the coding sequence ATGAAGGGTGACCTTTCTGAGTATATAAACCTTTGCGGTGATCTGGTCGTACGCTTTCATGAGATGCTCATGAAGATGGGCTCCTATCCCGAGCTCATTTCTGAGATGAGAGCTCTCTTTCTGGAAGTTTTAAAAAACCGGGGGATGGTTGCGGACGAGCTCATCGAAAAGTGGGTACAGAGGTTGATTCGCGATGGGAGAGGTGATCCCGAAAGGCTGAAGGCGGCGCTCGTCGACTTCGCCTTTGCCGCAGCTTTCAGTGAAGAGGAAATTGAAAATCACATAAACCTGGTTCGGAAAAGAGACCGCTTTCGTAACCTCTGGCGGGTTGTCAACACAGAAGGCGTAAGTCAGAAAAAGGTTATCAAGGCCCTTAAAGAGTTTTGCTCCATACCGGAAGGAAATCTTTACATTGATCCGGGCGATGCAGAGGGTGTCAGGGTCGTATTAATACAGCGCTTTATATCAACCCATCTTCCTTTTGTGGGAGTGGCAAAGAAGCATATTACCATAAGAGATGTGGACGAGCTGATTGATAGAACCTACTCGAGCCCACGCAAGGTCGGTCTTGTTGGCGGGAAAGCGGCGGGAATGATCCTTGCCTACAGGATACTGGTTCCAAGGCTCGGCAATCGAGATCCCGAACTCGAAAAGTATCTGACAATACCCGAATCATATTACTTCAATTCCGGAATCTTCTCGGAGTTCATTGAATATAATAACCTTCATCACTTCAGAACTCAGAAGTACAGGTCCCGTGAAGAGATTGAAGAAGATTATCGGAACATTGCCGAGCTGTTTAAGCAGGCCAGATTTCCCCCCGATACGGTAACAATGTTTGCAGATTTTTTGGAGAAAATCGGAGAAGTTCCCCTGATTCTGAGGTCTTCCAGCCTTCTCGAAGACAGTTTCGGCCATGCCTTTTCAGGGAAGTACGACTCTGTTTTTCTGGCGAATCAGGGGCCTCTGGAAAAACGACTTGATGAATTCATCTGGGGACTGAAACAGGTCCACATGAGTACCTACGGCCCCGACCCCATCCTTTACCGGCGTGATCACGGACTTCTCGACTTTGACGAAAAAATGAGCGTGCTCGTACAAAAAGTCGTCGGGCGAAGATACGGCAACTACTTTATGCCTTTTGCATCAGGGGTGGCCTTTTCTCGAAACATGTATCGATGGTCTCCGAGAATACGGAAGGAAGACGGCATAGTAAGACTTGTGCTCGGGTTGGGTACAAGAGCCGTTGATAGGGTGGGTGGAGACTATGCGAGGCTCGTTCCCCTGAGCCATCCTCAGCTCAGACCCGAAGGCAACGCCCAGCAGATAGTGAAGTATTCTCAGAAATTTGTCGATGTGCTTAACCTCAATACCGGAAAGGTTGAGGCGGTGCCCTTTTTTGAGGCAATCGATGTTATGGGCCCAAAGGCCGCACATCTGGCACTTTCCTATTACAGAAACGGATACATTCAAAAACCCACTACTTTCTACGAAGAAAATTCTCCGGAGACCGGCTGTATAACCTTCGACAACTTTCTGGAAAAAACCCCCTTTGTTCGAATTATGAAAAAGGTTTTGAGAAAACTCGAGCAGGAATACGGCAGACCTGTGGATGTGGAATTTGCCTGGGAAAACGACAGGCTTTATCTGCTTCAGTGCAGAACCCTGGCTTCAAGGGATGAACCTGATTATGTGGTTATCCCTTCAGGCATTGATAGTGCGAAAATCGTTTTTAAGAACAATCGGGTATTATTTAATGCGGATCTTCGAAATATACGTTATATCGTGTTTGTTGATCCCAGGGAGTACCGGGAGATACGGTCAGGTGAAGAAAGGATTGCAGTAGGACGGATTGTGGGCATGGTTAATAGGGCTTTAGATGATAAGTATGCGCTTTTTGGCCCGGGGCGCTGGGGCAGTAATGACCTTCGCCTGGGGGTTAGAGTCGGTTATCAGGACATCAACAGAGCCGTAATTCTGGGAGAGATAGCCTTTGAACAGGAAGGCATGACTCCGGAAGTTTCCTTCGGTACTCATTTTTTCAACGACCTGATTGAGGCTCGAATAGTCCCCGTTGCGATTTTTCCAGATGAGCCTGAAAACTTCTTTAACGAATCACTCCTTGAGCACTTTCCCAACGAACTTTTTAGATTTGCACCTGATTATTATGAAAAGTTTTATAGGATTTTGAAGATAATCGATCTCGAGAATGCTCAACCTGGTACTCGATTGAGAATCCTCCAGGATGTTGAAAATCAAAAGGGCATTGGTTATCTGGAAGTTTCCGCCGGTAAATTTCGTGAATAA
- a CDS encoding TolC family protein, whose translation MRKYRAGNLYHPVVIPLICAFFFNICGCGYTGRPFKEEPGMVELLEEDAGIGEFLQNENYQLPSNPSFDDYFTYAAFRNRELRAIFERWKAALWKIPQVKSLPDPRFTYAYYIKNVETRVGPQRQSFSIAQTFPWYDKLRLKGETAFLEAEALRWELESKRWKLYEDLSRLYYDLAYTRRAVDITNDHIALLGHLESALKIGYSAGIVPYGYLTQLQTEMGKLENRLKTLEDYIAALEAEFNSLLHRSVWEPVVVGELRDVGSVSINERDALRLIEESSPDLKVAEKRVALAQKGVDLAKTFYFPDLTLSVTAIDTGDADNPLTPESGKDPVIVGVSVNLPFWWERIEAGVKEARTRYEASIADREKTLDLLSARLKLILYRLRDSERKIRLYGNDLIPKARQSLEVNLENLRTGEATFSDVINAERVLLEFELSLEEARAGAAKALAAYERLIGRRVDKASK comes from the coding sequence ATGCGAAAATACCGGGCAGGTAATCTTTATCATCCGGTGGTAATTCCGCTTATATGTGCATTTTTCTTTAATATCTGTGGATGTGGATACACGGGCCGTCCCTTTAAAGAGGAACCGGGAATGGTCGAGCTGTTAGAAGAGGATGCCGGAATAGGAGAGTTTTTACAAAACGAAAATTACCAATTGCCTTCCAATCCTTCCTTCGACGACTATTTTACCTATGCGGCTTTTCGGAACCGGGAGCTTCGGGCAATTTTTGAAAGATGGAAGGCTGCACTGTGGAAGATACCACAGGTGAAATCACTTCCGGATCCAAGGTTTACCTATGCATACTACATAAAAAATGTCGAAACCCGTGTAGGGCCTCAGCGCCAGAGCTTCTCAATTGCCCAGACCTTCCCATGGTACGATAAGCTCAGGCTGAAGGGTGAAACGGCCTTTCTGGAAGCCGAAGCGTTGCGCTGGGAGCTGGAGTCTAAAAGGTGGAAACTCTACGAGGACCTGAGCAGGCTTTATTATGATCTGGCCTACACCAGGAGAGCCGTTGATATCACAAATGATCACATTGCCTTGCTTGGACATCTGGAAAGTGCTTTGAAAATAGGCTATTCCGCAGGGATAGTCCCCTATGGGTACCTGACCCAGCTTCAAACGGAAATGGGAAAGCTGGAAAACAGATTGAAAACGCTGGAAGATTACATCGCTGCGCTGGAAGCAGAGTTCAACTCACTGTTGCACCGTTCTGTGTGGGAACCTGTAGTGGTAGGAGAACTGCGCGATGTCGGTTCCGTGAGCATAAACGAGAGAGATGCCTTAAGGCTTATTGAGGAAAGTAGCCCTGATCTTAAGGTGGCAGAAAAACGTGTGGCGCTGGCGCAAAAAGGCGTGGATCTTGCGAAAACGTTCTATTTCCCCGACCTTACCCTTTCGGTTACCGCAATCGACACCGGTGATGCCGATAATCCATTGACGCCGGAAAGTGGAAAAGATCCCGTAATTGTGGGAGTAAGCGTAAATCTTCCGTTCTGGTGGGAACGTATTGAAGCAGGGGTTAAAGAAGCCCGTACGAGATATGAAGCTTCTATCGCAGATAGAGAAAAAACACTGGACCTGCTGTCTGCAAGACTTAAGCTCATTTTGTACAGATTGAGGGACTCTGAAAGAAAAATCAGGCTGTACGGCAACGACCTGATCCCCAAAGCTCGTCAGTCTCTTGAGGTAAATCTGGAAAATTTGAGAACGGGTGAGGCTACTTTCTCGGACGTTATAAATGCGGAGCGGGTTCTTCTGGAGTTTGAACTGTCCCTTGAAGAGGCCCGTGCCGGTGCGGCTAAGGCTCTCGCGGCTTATGAGCGCCTTATCGGCCGTAGAGTGGATAAGGCATCAAAATAA
- the pyrE gene encoding orotate phosphoribosyltransferase encodes MENSLNLQDLRKRLKHLITVKAFQFSEEPVFRLVHGGLSCFYFNCKKVTLDPEGQYLIGHIIYEMIQATEARAIGGLTLGADPIALSVSYTSWLRGRPIRAFVVRKEPKEHGTMSQIEGNLQPGDKVVVVDDVITTGGSTIKAIKACRTAGLEVIKVVALVDREEMNGRGNIMELVADVEPIFTRTEIMDYYRSLSK; translated from the coding sequence ATGGAAAACTCGTTGAACCTTCAGGACCTGCGAAAGAGACTGAAGCACCTCATTACCGTTAAGGCCTTTCAGTTCTCAGAAGAGCCGGTATTCCGTCTCGTACACGGAGGTCTGAGTTGCTTTTACTTCAACTGCAAAAAGGTAACCCTCGATCCCGAAGGCCAGTACCTGATCGGTCACATTATCTACGAGATGATCCAGGCTACGGAAGCCAGGGCAATAGGCGGGTTAACCCTGGGGGCGGACCCCATCGCCCTCAGCGTATCCTACACCTCATGGCTGAGAGGAAGGCCCATAAGAGCCTTCGTGGTCAGGAAAGAACCCAAGGAACACGGTACGATGAGTCAGATTGAAGGCAACCTCCAGCCGGGTGATAAGGTCGTGGTCGTTGATGATGTTATTACCACCGGGGGCTCGACTATAAAGGCAATAAAAGCGTGCAGAACGGCGGGGCTCGAAGTCATCAAGGTCGTGGCTCTCGTGGATCGTGAGGAGATGAACGGCAGAGGCAATATTATGGAACTCGTGGCCGATGTGGAACCGATTTTTACCAGAACGGAAATCATGGATTATTATCGGAGTCTTTCGAAATAA
- a CDS encoding class II SORL domain-containing protein: protein MNIGDLYQSADWKKEKHVPVIELPEKVYPDQTIHVTVSVGKEIPHPNTTEHHIEWVELYFQPDGARFPFQVGRAEFRAHGASVEGPNTSSVYTEPVALFAFKTGISGYLMASAYCNIHGLWSSSTRIDVSGSR, encoded by the coding sequence ATGAACATCGGAGACCTCTATCAAAGTGCCGATTGGAAGAAAGAAAAACACGTACCGGTTATAGAATTACCGGAAAAAGTTTATCCGGATCAAACGATACACGTTACCGTTTCGGTGGGCAAGGAAATTCCGCATCCGAACACAACGGAGCATCATATTGAATGGGTGGAGCTTTATTTTCAGCCTGACGGAGCCAGGTTTCCTTTTCAGGTAGGCCGTGCAGAATTCAGGGCTCATGGTGCATCCGTTGAGGGGCCGAACACCAGTTCAGTTTATACGGAACCCGTAGCCCTTTTTGCGTTTAAAACGGGTATCTCGGGTTATTTGATGGCTTCTGCCTACTGTAACATTCACGGTCTCTGGAGCAGTTCAACAAGGATCGATGTGAGCGGATCCAGATAG
- a CDS encoding Glu/Leu/Phe/Val family dehydrogenase → MGERFNPFAIVQQQLDRAAERLGLDPATHELLRWPMKELHFTLPVKMDDGSTRVFKAFRVQYNTARGPAKGGIRWHPDETIDTVRALAAWMTWKTAVVDIPLGGGKGGVVCNPKEMSPSEKERLARAYVRAIAEALGVDRDVPAPDVYTDPQIMAWMMDEYETIVRRHHPGVITGKPLSVGGSPGRYDATARGGIYVLREAARAYELNLDGETMAVQGFGNAGQFAALLGQQLLGLKLVAASDSQGGIYNPGGINIPELIRHKKMYGTVVTFPEGDRITNEELLELNVTVLFPAALENVITGENASRIKARVICELANGPTTPDADDILFDRGIIVLPDFLANAGGVTVSYFEQVQNTYNFYWEEKEVHWRLDEVMKRAFRSVKEMSDREGVHMRDAAYLVSVARVAEACRIRGWV, encoded by the coding sequence ATGGGTGAGAGGTTTAATCCCTTTGCCATCGTTCAGCAACAGCTTGACAGAGCGGCCGAACGCCTGGGGCTGGATCCGGCGACTCATGAATTGTTGCGATGGCCCATGAAGGAACTTCACTTCACCCTGCCGGTTAAAATGGATGACGGATCGACCAGGGTTTTCAAGGCCTTTAGAGTACAGTACAACACGGCAAGAGGTCCTGCTAAAGGCGGCATTCGATGGCATCCTGATGAAACTATCGATACAGTAAGAGCCCTTGCCGCATGGATGACCTGGAAGACGGCCGTTGTTGATATCCCTTTGGGAGGCGGGAAAGGCGGGGTGGTTTGTAATCCCAAAGAAATGTCCCCCTCTGAGAAGGAAAGACTGGCACGGGCCTATGTAAGGGCAATTGCCGAGGCTCTCGGGGTCGATCGAGATGTGCCGGCTCCGGATGTTTACACGGACCCACAGATCATGGCATGGATGATGGATGAGTACGAAACGATTGTAAGGCGCCATCATCCCGGCGTGATCACCGGTAAGCCTCTTTCCGTCGGGGGATCTCCCGGTCGCTATGACGCAACGGCCCGAGGAGGAATCTACGTGCTCAGAGAGGCTGCAAGGGCCTACGAATTGAACCTGGACGGTGAGACTATGGCCGTGCAGGGTTTTGGCAACGCCGGACAGTTTGCAGCCCTGCTGGGCCAGCAGCTTCTGGGCCTTAAATTGGTGGCAGCTTCTGATTCCCAGGGCGGTATTTACAATCCTGGAGGGATAAATATCCCCGAGCTTATCAGGCACAAAAAAATGTACGGAACTGTGGTGACCTTTCCAGAGGGCGACAGGATAACAAACGAAGAACTCCTTGAGCTGAACGTTACGGTTCTATTTCCGGCTGCCCTTGAAAATGTCATAACCGGGGAGAACGCTTCCAGAATCAAAGCCCGTGTGATCTGTGAACTGGCCAACGGCCCTACAACGCCAGATGCCGATGACATATTGTTTGACAGGGGTATAATAGTATTGCCGGATTTTCTGGCAAATGCCGGCGGCGTAACGGTTTCCTATTTCGAACAGGTGCAGAACACCTATAATTTCTACTGGGAAGAGAAAGAGGTTCACTGGCGTCTGGATGAGGTCATGAAAAGAGCTTTCAGATCCGTTAAGGAGATGAGTGATCGGGAAGGAGTGCACATGAGAGATGCGGCTTACCTCGTTAGTGTTGCCCGTGTTGCGGAAGCCTGCAGGATCAGAGGATGGGTTTGA
- a CDS encoding sigma-54-dependent transcriptional regulator, whose protein sequence is MGKNQPAILIVDDEIDFIRLLERLILEEVQCEIYRATSGYEAVEILKNYHIDLAFVDIKMPGMDGFELLSYVRENHPWLTVIMITAYGCIEVAVRAIKEGAYDFITKPVEQDVFLMSLKKALERTELLRENLRLRQSVRFQEVFRNIVGRSEPMRKVFDLIRMVAPTDMTVLLRGESGTGKELLARAIHELSSRSDGPFVAVNCPAVPAEILESELFGYRKGAFTHATQNKKGLFEEAQKGTIFLDEIGDLDPRLQTKLLRVLQEKEIKPLGDTRTIRVDVRVVASTNQDLEQKMKDGTFREDLFYRLNVVPIHVPPLRERREDIPLLVEFFLEKYSRELKRPRKRVTPELMEIFLGYEWKGNIRELENTIIRGILFSVDDEIRPEHIGFARRSNGKPWSTSVPTNLSYREAREAVLHEFHHRFIGQILKKTGGNISQAARMCGLERQALQHIIKRYNIDVNNYRPDRREQNGNGL, encoded by the coding sequence ATGGGCAAAAACCAGCCGGCAATTTTGATAGTGGACGACGAAATTGACTTCATCCGGCTTCTGGAAAGGCTGATACTTGAAGAGGTGCAGTGCGAAATTTACAGGGCCACTTCAGGTTATGAGGCAGTAGAAATACTGAAAAATTACCACATAGATCTGGCCTTTGTTGACATAAAGATGCCGGGGATGGATGGATTCGAGCTTCTTTCATATGTTCGGGAGAACCATCCCTGGCTTACGGTAATCATGATAACCGCCTACGGTTGTATAGAAGTTGCCGTCAGAGCCATAAAAGAGGGGGCCTACGACTTCATAACGAAGCCCGTAGAGCAGGACGTATTCCTTATGAGCCTGAAAAAGGCCCTGGAGCGAACAGAACTGCTCAGGGAAAACCTCCGGTTGCGACAGAGCGTTCGGTTTCAGGAAGTATTTCGTAATATAGTCGGTCGCAGTGAACCGATGCGTAAGGTCTTCGATCTCATAAGGATGGTTGCTCCAACGGACATGACGGTGCTTCTCAGAGGCGAGTCGGGAACGGGAAAAGAACTGCTCGCCAGAGCAATACACGAACTCAGTTCAAGGAGTGACGGTCCCTTTGTTGCCGTGAATTGTCCTGCCGTCCCGGCAGAAATCCTTGAAAGTGAGCTTTTCGGCTACCGTAAAGGAGCTTTCACCCATGCAACTCAGAACAAAAAGGGTCTCTTTGAGGAAGCTCAGAAAGGAACCATATTTCTGGATGAAATAGGCGACCTCGATCCCAGACTTCAGACCAAACTGCTGAGGGTACTTCAGGAAAAAGAAATCAAACCACTGGGAGACACGAGAACGATCCGGGTTGATGTGAGGGTTGTTGCTTCCACCAATCAGGATCTCGAACAAAAGATGAAAGATGGTACCTTTCGGGAAGACCTTTTTTACCGGTTGAATGTGGTACCCATCCATGTTCCACCTTTAAGAGAACGCCGCGAGGATATCCCTCTGCTCGTTGAATTTTTTCTGGAAAAGTACTCTCGAGAGCTGAAGCGCCCTCGTAAAAGGGTTACCCCGGAGCTGATGGAGATATTTCTGGGATATGAATGGAAAGGCAACATCCGTGAACTGGAAAACACGATAATCAGAGGAATCCTCTTCTCCGTGGATGATGAAATCAGGCCGGAACACATAGGCTTCGCCCGACGGAGTAACGGAAAACCGTGGTCCACTTCCGTGCCCACGAACCTCTCTTATCGAGAAGCCAGGGAAGCCGTTCTCCATGAGTTTCATCACCGCTTCATAGGACAGATACTGAAAAAAACGGGAGGCAATATATCTCAGGCCGCCCGAATGTGCGGTCTTGAGAGACAGGCTTTGCAACACATCATCAAGCGATACAACATAGATGTAAACAATTACAGACCTGACCGAAGAGAGCAGAATGGCAATGGTCTATGA
- a CDS encoding YraN family protein — MQRRRTGSKAEAFAADFLRKQGCSIIERNVRYPFGEIDIVALQKETVVFVEVRSSRGGDLIRPSESIGAKKIERLTRAAFRFLQEHPVLQKSPVRFDCIIITDVNADPRISWIKNAFEPARL; from the coding sequence ATGCAACGAAGAAGGACGGGGTCGAAGGCGGAAGCCTTTGCAGCTGACTTTCTTCGGAAACAGGGATGTTCCATCATCGAGCGTAATGTAAGGTATCCCTTTGGAGAGATAGACATTGTGGCTCTTCAGAAGGAGACGGTTGTTTTTGTGGAGGTACGTTCTTCCAGAGGTGGAGACTTAATACGCCCCTCGGAATCAATAGGAGCAAAGAAAATAGAGCGCCTGACGAGAGCGGCCTTCCGCTTCTTACAGGAACATCCCGTACTTCAGAAATCACCGGTACGCTTTGACTGCATTATTATTACAGATGTCAACGCCGATCCACGGATTTCGTGGATAAAAAATGCCTTTGAGCCTGCGCGTTTGTAA